A window of the Dioscorea cayenensis subsp. rotundata cultivar TDr96_F1 chromosome 14, TDr96_F1_v2_PseudoChromosome.rev07_lg8_w22 25.fasta, whole genome shotgun sequence genome harbors these coding sequences:
- the LOC120275800 gene encoding LOW QUALITY PROTEIN: endoglucanase 24 (The sequence of the model RefSeq protein was modified relative to this genomic sequence to represent the inferred CDS: deleted 1 base in 1 codon) — protein sequence MAAESRCKGCTGWLIVLVVAALVVTAAVIAIKKKTHHSEASPVPGPPGAVVQKYSNALSVALQFFQIQKAGKLVNNKISWRGDSALKDGSDAGLDLSKGMYDAGDHMKFGFPMAFTATVLSWAILEYGDQMAAVKQLDSAQDSLKWITDYLILAHPSENVLYIQVGDPKADHSCWERPETMSEKRPLKQVNSKIPGTDVAAETAAAMAAASMVFKSIDSKYSDSLLQHAQQLFTFADNYRGSYSISIPELQNFYNSTGYEDELLWAAAWLYHATGDQSYLSYVTVENGNSYADWGRPTWFSWDDKRAGTQVLLSRVQFFGSKLSSNAENKGLQLYRKTAEAVVCGLLPDSPTATSSRTDGGLVWIDQWNALQHPVAASFLALLYSDYMLTSRTAEVDCSGKSFTPSDLRNFAVSQADYVLGSNPMEMSYLVGYGSKYPQQVHHRGASIPANANTGCKGFDYLTSTDPNPNVAMGALVGGPFKNDSYIDVRNNSMQAEPSTYNSAILVGLLSGLVTTSSVAQSLT from the exons ATGGCGGCGGAGTCTAGGTGTAAAGGGTGCACGGGGTGGCTGATAGTGCTAGTTGTTGCTGCCCTCGTAGTTACTGCCGCAGTCATCGCCATCAAGAAGAAGACCCATCATTCCGAAGCATCTCCCGTCCCCGGACCCCCCGGTGCTGTCGTCCAGAAATATTCCAACGCCCTTTCGGTCGCCCTCCAGTTTTTTCAAATCCAGAAAG CTGGTAAGCTGGTGAACAATAAGATATCATGGAGAGGCGACTCGGCATTGAAGGATGGAAGTGATGCTGGGTTGGATTTGTCAAAGGGGATGTATGATGCTGGGGATCATATGAAGTTTGGATTTCCCATGGCTTTTACGGCGACGGTGCTATCTTGGGCGATCTTGGAGTACGGGGATCAGATGGCGGCGGTGAAGCAGTTGGATTCCGCACAGGATTCTCTGAAATGGATCACTGATTACTTGATTCTTGCGCATCCATCTGAGAATGTGCTATATATCCAG GTTGGCGATCCTAAAGCAGATCACAGTTGCTGGGAACGACCAGAAACTATGAGTGAGAAGAGACCCCTCAAGCAGGTCAATTCTAAAATCCCAGGCACTGATGTAGCAGCAGAAACAGCGGCAGCTATGGCTGCAGCTTCTATGGTGTTCAAATCCATTGATTCCAAATACTCGGACTCACTTCTCCAGCATGCACAACAACTATTTACTTTTGCGGATAATTACAGAGGTTCATACAGCATCAGCATTCCAGAACTCCAAAATTTCTATAATTCCACA GGTTATGAGGATGAGCTCTTATGGGCAGCTGCCTGGCTCTACCATGCCACTGGGGACCAATCATATCTGAGTTATGTGACTGTTGAGAATGGGAATTCTTATGCTGACTGGGGAAGACCAACCTGGTTTAGCTGGGATGACAAACGTGCAGGAACTCAG gttttgtTATCGAGGGTTCAATTCTTTGGTTCAAAACTCTCTTCAAATGCGGAGAACAAGGGCCTTCAATTATACAGAAAAACAGCTGAAGCTGTTGTATGTGGTCTTCTACCTGACTCGCCAACCGCAACATCCAGCAGAACAGATG GTGGATTGGTCTGGATAGATCAGTGGAATGCTCTCCAGCACCCGGTTGCTGCTTCATTCCTCGCGCTGCTTTACAGTGATTACATGCTCACCTCAAGGACAGCTGAAGTGGATTGCAGTGGAAAATCATTTACACCATCTGATCTTCGTAATTTTGCTGTGTCCCAG GCTGATTACGTGCTTGGTTCCAACCCCATGGAAATGAGCTACCTCGTGGGATATGGGAGTAAGTATCCTCAGCAAGTTCACCACAGGGGTGCATCCATTCCTGCCAATGCCAATACTGGATGCAAGGGCTTCGACTATCTGACATCTACTGATCCGAATCCCAATGTTGCCATGGGTGCACTTGTTGGTGGGCCTTTCAAGAATGATTCCTACATAGATGTCAGGAACAATTCTATGCAAGCTGAGCCCAGCACCTATAACAGTGCTATTCTGGTTGGTCTACTTTCTGGCTTGGTTACCACCTCCTCTGTTGCTCAGTCTTTGACTTGA